The sequence TATACATTCAATACATGAGAAAATAATGTGAAAGTTATAAAACACATTTTtcagcaagctcgtctgaagaaattttacactgtcctgtataAAACGACGAGCTGGGAGCAACTGGTAAGGAATCTGAGattgagtcatataccattctgtTCGTATGATGTCctttacaacatatcaaaatttcatagcaattggataaacgagcaaaatAATGTGTCCAGAACATTGAACACATGCCAGCTGAGAAATTTCTGatagtctcctggaagtttactgtttctctgatttcgacccctaaacgtgctcaaaactcaaaCAACTTCATCAGTAAAGCTTGGAAATCTCTTGGGCATGAtaatacatgggtagatcgcgaaaatccaatatcggatgaagattttatggcattTTTGCTAGAAGACTGAGTTCTGagttttctggtgacgtatttcggtaaAAATTTTCACTTATTCATGagagttctcattcattcatcaacaaatcagaaatattatacttctatgaagagaatacaaaatggatacttacttgaggggtCTCCAAGTCGTTCGGGAGATTAATACGGTTGGCATCAACATTGAGAGCACCATTGCCTTCATTCGGTCCTGGTTCTTGAGGAATCTCTTTCTCACCACCATTCGAAGACGAATGAACAGCATGTCCATGTTAGTTTTCCAAGACAATCTCCACCTGGATATATAGGCaacaatcattattattttaCTCAAGAAGTGTCATGATTAATtatatgaagaaatacttacgtcgacatcatcttcatcactggACTCTGGCTCGATTGAAGCAAGAcggagaccgtcaatacttgatggagcgaAATTCTGGAACATGCAACAAatattggtttcatgatcctaattatgCGGATAAGGAAAAAGTCACGGTAGAAGGAatattaacaactcaccaaagaaacgactggggacttcacaTTACTCGTTATCATCCTATAATTCTTCCTACTTCTGCcttctccaccctggggactgTCTTGCACTTCCGAGAAGTCTACATAAATTCGAGATCCGACAACACGgctattagagctggcaaacgggcgggccggggatggcttgttacgggttacacgggttcgggttaacacatgccaaaacctgcgggttgatattcttcacgggtggtcattttttcaacccgcgcccgtaacgggtaaaacttgagggttcacgggttagctggtttctggttagtcaactcgccagaaatcaatttgacagagtttcctctgttttctgggttatttccggccacattcaggccatctaatttattcaattcaattcaatcaacataTTCAACACCAGTGAAATCTTAATATCTCATCATAAATTCTTCTTCTCCCTGTTGAAATGTAAATTGCCATTGAAAAGGTCATTTCTTATGGCAGAAACATACCAAAGGTAAAAATTCCATAAATCAGTAATCCTGAACTACAAAAAGAATGTAAATGAAACCATAggatcaaaattttgaaatacCAATTAGCTAAAAAAAATTTTTCGAAAATCAAATCACAATTACAAAATCGTTCAGACTTGTCATATAACGATAATACTAACAAACCTTGCAGAAACTCTATCAAAATTAAGGACCACTGCTGAATCAAATTCATCATTTCATGGAAAATACAGTAAATATTCCCCCGCTGATTGTACACCCAAAAGCACCAACTACAACACGATTAACAATCACTTGATTGATTTCAGTATGATGGCAAAAAAATACACCAGCAAAAttcagaaaacaaggaaaaaagatgaAGTGGTTTAAGAAATTGAAACTAGTATGAACACCACTAATAAAttggctaaacccatcctctaatTCCTCGATTCATTATCAATTTTACAGTAATTAGTTATGAATTCAAAGAACCATAAACTACACCTGAATTAGCTTTTTCTTTGCGTTTGAATCACCTCCTTGAAtcacaccaccactgttaatcactccttaatcttttcatgtttcTCTCGATCTCAAATCTACGATTTCACTTCATAACATGGTTCACAGAGTCGCAACAGATGAAGATCAtggaaggaggagaagaagaaaaggaaagaggAATAAGAAGAGAGTGAGGTCTagggtttttctttctttttcgatTTTATTTCTTGGAGTTGGACACTTGGACTAAATGTGAGGGCCTGAGAGGACACGCGATGAATGGAGAGGTGGAACTGCGGGTATACgggtttaacccgcgggtttacggTCCGGTCCGGGTTTACCCGTTTTTCTACGGGCCAACATTTctacaaccctaacccggcttgtttggACAACCATCCAAGCCGGGTgtgggttttcacgggccgggtcGGGTTTATCCGCGGGTTTTGgctggtttgccagctctaagcTATCCTACAGCGAAGttaataaaataattaagatGTGATTATCATGCATTTACCGATATGACAAGGAGAATACTTACATGTGACCATTCCAGAGgtgtttttcttttatcaccatTAGAaagatgtttcaatcttggtcgatcagCGATCATATCAGCGGAAGGGAACTCTCGTACCAGAGGCTTAACATCCATTGAAAACTTATGCAAGTTCCCAAGTTGTTGATGCCAGAAGtctatataacctggagttacgtAGGTATCTCGGTCGGAACAAGGTAAAaaataatcatttccttccacatgtgtgcaacCTAAATGAGCCTTCAGATACTCAACCGATTGCTTATTCATTCGATGACCTAGAGTACTGATCGAGACCCATATTTCGAGTTTCTATGTCGATGTTATATTCTTCCATCTGGAACTTTCCTTGCATTACTGACACTAAATAACCAGGATTACAACTTAGTATAAAAGATTTCTCTTCATTCCCGATagagcaaaattctgaaataaATTAACAAATATTTGTTTTGGGATCCTAATTACATAGATAAGAAAAACCGTGATAAAagaagcgctaacaactcacaaaAGAAGCGATGATACTGGGGACTGACCTTTTAGAGCCATGACCAGACGCAGTCAACAATCAACACTTCGACCTTGAATCGATGATGGATTACTCATGCAACCATAACCAATTTTGCATGCATGGACATTGGTTCATCTCACTCAATTGAGAGCGTAAGGAAATCAAGTAGAGGATGTAGTAAAGGATGTCATTCTAATAATTCATGATGCAATATCTATGCTGTCAAGCtgctcaaaaaaaaagaaaatggtaGTATCTGCTTCAACGAAAAATGAATGATCAACTACTCTGGAAGGTTGCAAACAAGAATAATCATCAGGTTCATCGTATCCATCATCGTCTTCGCGATCATCATCCGTATAATCTTCTTCAAGCTCTTCCTCGGAATCATCATCAGAATCTTCGTTGAGGACTCCTTTCAATTGGTCTTCAGGATCAGCATACATTGCGTCTAAgtgttcatcttcttcacattcaGCTCGGAAATCTGCTTTAGCCAATCGCTCAGCTCTCATACCAGGTGGATATGGCTTAACCTCGCGTTCAATAGGTTCCCAGACAGATTCAACTTTCGCGTCTGAATCAGAGGCTACACCATCAGCACGAGACCGAATTTCATCCTCAACTTCTAACCTTTTCCGCTGAAGTCGACGCCGTTTTTGTTGATAAGTTGCCAGCTTCTCATCCTTGGCTTCTCTCTTTAAAAATCCATCACAAACAACCTTCATAAAATCGAGAGGCGTACCATTTATTATCTCCTTAGCATCTTTCAGTGACCGATCTATTTTGGCACGCGCCTCCGATGTAGAAATTTTTATCTCTGGCCTGGGAGTCTTGGAATCTTCCTTAGAAGAGCTAGAAGAATGGTCGCTACTGGAAATCACCATTATCTGGAGCCAGATACATAGATTCATGGAATGCCAATATCAAActcgcaacaaaaatggtaacattccaactcttaccttttacaatttcactagctgtagtgattacaacGCAAAATTTTGAAGGTTTGCTCGCTCTTTCGAACCTGCGACGAGCAAAACTTATCATTtaaaatcataacttgattttcatATGAAAAATTTCCATCATGTGAACCATTCACATAATTTCACCGTGTGAGGAACTCtcaccgagtgaacactcattgatTTTCGTGCATACGCTATTAAATCGCAAAAATCACGAAAATTGTACTTCATCACATGTAATTGCTTACTCCcagcaattgctgaaaatcaaaatttgattttacaaattttttaaaaatttcgTGAATAAAATGTGAGTTAAcaaatttttctaaaaaaaataaattacgtGAGCAAGTCACGTGTAAATTTTTCTTTTCGCTCGAACGAGTGTTCGTCTATCAAACAtgagtcttttctattttttacaagtccaaataaattttgtttttatgaaaactcatagacaaaattttctctactgcaactagatCATATCTAttcaaaaaatatatacatatctctttcatattaagGATTACCGTTCGTTTCCTAAACTAACAGACAGACGTCTGTTTGCTAAaaacaaatttttcataaaacctaTACATGCACGTATACCtatgaaattttattttgaacaaACCATGAacgaacatcaaaaaaaaaaaaactcaccttTGATCGGCTGGAATTGGCCGGAAGTTCGTCGAAGGTGACCGGTGGTAACAGCTCCGGCGGAAAAATCTTCCTCCTATGCTCGGACATGAAGGGGTGAAGGGAAGAGCTATTCGGTCAATcaaggagaaataaaaaaaatttagggcctcttcccttttatatcaattttatttccaaaaacccaataaaacaaggatttcctttttgggcccggacccgtaaacgctaaactgaccaaCACCGGACGACCGAtcatccaaatcagcagtgcctcgtcACCATACTCATGAGTTGATACTCTATTATACTAGCAGAGTTCTTATCTGGGCATtcgctcgtacatgacatcattggagaaAATCGGAGATTCTGAAAATTCCTTTGTACGACTAAGAACTGCTTATCTCGTCTATTGGAAAagcaccatctaatgcttactgcggaacatgactgtctctcactaagcaggggacttaatgttgatggtggattttcggcaagggctaaaatcgtaaaattataatactgcatgtttctgacccggcttcaggaacgcatgtgccaattcatattttatgatccgtgaaccgtttcacgttCTCTGACTGAATGAgcgttcctctcagagctatgatgaatatgtttctcgaaaggcctccccgtcTAAGCCTTTGATGCTTCAAACATTTCATCACCACCTTTacgtagaatcttaatgattggggggttccctagacataatgtttgttagagagcttaacgccttcaggacgtcacatcgcacgttgttccctgactacatagagagacccacctctacatagaatcaaaatgattaggcgtttctctagacataatgtttgttagagagcttaacaccttcaggacgtcacgttgcacgttgttccctAACTACGTAGAGAGATCGTGTATAGAATCTTGATGATttggcggttctctagacatgaTGTTtattagagagcttaacgccttcaggacgtcaccccgttcgttgttccctgactatacacaccctcagaacgaatatgatgcttcaactatatcatatctcgattctataaatagattaattctagtgcCATTcgccaactgaattcctagaaaataatctattttatctcattactctgttccatggttgatccccggctgattccatggattagtaatagataatcatttttATCTCATTAATCCGTTTCATGGTTTATTCCCGACTAAATTCCATAATAGATAATCAAtacattttattactctgtttcatggatTCTTCCagactgaattccatgaattagtaataaatatccaTTGTTCGGGCGTCTGATCCACCGTCGAGTAAGTCCctagaaaatggtgcaagtgtacttgacaataatgcacgaatgagtgataggtgtagaatacaccttcATTTAATATCGATTGGTTAagatttcttttctattttttcgtgtgaattatgtatttaaCGTTTGTTTTGAATTTTATAGTTACTTTGGATTCgcacggaagaaaagaagaaattacACAATTTGAACAAGAAGGTAATAATTGTCATTTCCATggagaacactatctggagcccagtaaaggttaaggggcaactctctTGGAGGAGTATTAACCACAGACCAGCTGAGGGTAAGGGGACTACCAGCTGGGTGGTTCTTATCAGTTAGGTTTCTAAATCCAAACTCAGTTACAACCCTAAAACGAGAATTCTCTTGCATCCCCAATCATTCcatcacctgaaattgagaatgAAAGAAATGGAGGCGCAGCCATGGTGGATTCAAATACagatgaagaaataaagaagGTAGCTGTGATGAGGAGGCGCAGTGGTGGATGGAGGTAACAGAATCGGAGAAGATTTTCATAGGTTTGAGTTATTTTGGTGAATTGAGACGAAGCTTAAAAGGGGATATGTGGGTTTTACTTGAAATCAAAAGCAGATGAGAAGAATTGTTGTGACGAAGTTTTGGTTTTAATTCAGGGTTGTTGTTTCAGAGATGGTAGTTAATTGTCATGGGTTTGTGGTTGTGGATCGAGTTGGTTGCTGCTGTTGGAATTGATTTGGGGTTTTGATGGTGAATTGCAGACAACCGAGAGAATAAGATTTGATGAATTCCTGATGAATGGATGAGTTAGAACAGAAATGGGTTGGTGGTGATTGATGGATTGAGGCCAATTTGCAAGAAATCAATATTGAATTCATGCTAGGGTTTGCTGCTGTTCTTACCGTcgatgtggaagaaaaaaaaatctctgaGTTTAAAAGTTTGTGTGGTAATCTAATCGGCAAATGGTCCTGAGGTGGAAATGCAGTCTGTTGTGGAGGAGATAGATATGGAATTGAAGGAGAAGATAAGATGGTGGTGGTAAGCAGAACAGTGAGGATTTTCATGGGTTGATGCTGCAGCTCAGTTCAAGGGAAGATTGAGATGAATCTGTGGTGGGCGAAGAAATGGAGTCTGGGTTCGATTTGATGTGCTATATAACTGGTGTTGCTGATGGAATGGGACCGAGTTATCTACGTCAGTAGTGCAGCTGAAGAATGATATTGCTCTACAAAGAATGAATGATcgattagatgaatgttaggcttGTTATAGGTGAAGAAAGAAAGGCATGAAATTGGCCGGGAACCAGACAGAAACAGAGGAATCTCTGTCCATTTTTCTCCTCCGGCGAGTCAACTCGATGATCCAGGTGAGTCGATAAGATAACGACGCCGTCAGTCGGACTGTTAAAGATGACGGCGACCCAGAAAGACTGTTAGTTTGACTCAGGCAGCTGACGACAGAACTTGGGTGTCCGGTAGTTCCGGTGATCACGAtaactttttttctttaattattattattattgtgtgaactcCAAACTATGAGtagataattttcttattgattgaggatgaattcctagttcttaacatatgatttgagtttttgtttcaattctatcttgacgtttttcacatgattatcgtttgtttttactaataagaATGTTTATGCTTGCATGATAGatcgtttaggtggccaactgaattgatttgttattcaATCTAAATCTAGTAGaagttagggaatacgtaatcgttctcgacactttatacaagtagaaaacacgagacgttgcagagggattctgtggagcaattgtgtgtgaaaacaacgctagaaagtggaacaagcgaaccgagtttaactactagtactgaacctaaattcataaatcttaatgcgttcggggaattacttCTTGTAagagaacctcaaggtggttcttttgaatagaatctgataactaagtggacctgtgtggatggggaaaacggTTTGCTGATTTTTTAGGAAAATGAAGAGACAGACGTGTtgccgagactcctcaaccgagcaaactgctcaacctcacacagatgcactgcaaagggagtgcttagattcgagagatcaatctgtaggaatctggcctaaaccaagtcaatggtcgttccatagtcaattcggtcgcaaggagggagatgggttgatctgtaggagggaagctgataattgtgtgggatcaatgatgatcaaggattgtggatgtgttgaaggtttctgcaataattggtgaactggtaagttcgaataagttctggtttattgacgaattcttgagagtagttactcgagaaattctgtatgAACGATTACTGATGATATaatatattgtcagagttgtgaacacattgatccatgtaagtgtggcggtttcttgagtgaaagagtggggaaatgggatatcgtgttaaagtcagttccatgtcgtgtggagatttgactgatcgtgcacccactactttgctaactccttcaatcgtttgcacgacttacgcacacTTCTcttcgtggatgaatccacgtgccgcagaccgccagaccaaaaccctaagtgatatcccccatttgtgacgtgattgatgtctcacaaatcgtggagtctgtatgACGAACGTgtcttagttagtcagttgttgactgatcaaacaatgagtctaggttttgttgaatcgagcacttTTGaaaaatgctcagcgattcatgaatatatgttaatgttgctcgtctgagaaaatattgtaaattcgacgagttgttgaatattgatgagttacgGAATATATGTGggttattcgagcaactgagaaagtattgctcgattcgacgaattactgataaattactgaatattgatagtgggatcaatattcgagcgactgagaaagtatttctcaattcgacgaattactgataaattactgaatattgatagtggtatcaatattcgagcaactgagcaagtactgctcaattcgacgaattatttactggtgacgtgacccaataaaatattaattaaaatgttggtaGATTACGtataattaattcagatgttgatcGCTGGATCAATATAATTTAGTGTttcaacttgctcagaatggtaattcgtggagcgtttgtttgaaaccctaatttttgatcaatccttcatcaattgaagaattgctgaaaattggtcatgagtaagGGAGAGACCGACCACATAAGATTATGGACATCCATGTGattcccaagtgctcgagtaagcacgcaccagggtcctcagttggactgttggtgaaggaatgatgacaaaatgtcggtttcatcatttattgaaaatagTTGCTCGATTGagcgttaggtgataaaacctaattcatGGAGAAGCGAGGGACCAGACAAGAAGGTATGAAACCGGCCCTTAGGGGTGTGGGACCATctggtgctcgattgagcaaatccccaggttagttggagagaatttgggtccaatatgagcaattgagcaaattaggtcagaattatgaaatctTGTAGGACCGGCTTTGTggaagccctagggatgactctggtcggtcactaaggcatgcacgtgtttccatggtgtccgtgtctcagtactgagagtttcagtatttctgatgtgcattcgagaaacattgtgaattttcaaaagagtttcatcttgactgaaattcttgatttttgttggaatgagcatgtatgctcaattgatcaattttgtaaatattaaaataagagtattttaacatttaaaatttccttgagaggctagccggtcgtgtgaccatgttggcttttggtttttcatgattcgagcaaaatttgagaaattacgacgaaatcatgatttttgctcaaaccaaggagtttcatgaattgaggaaaataattattataaaagactagggattgcaaggtgtgggatcggccatggttagggcatggccgaccgtctATGTTGCTCGGTCCCgcatacctttccctattttatagtattatttttcatgaacccgtgaagttatggagaatccatgagttttcgttgaaacagaggagtttcatgagtttagggaataataattataaaaagctagggattgtgaggtgtgggaccggccacgacttgggcatggacggccggcttggtttccggtcccgcatacctttccctattttataatattattttttatgaatctgtgaagttacggagaatccatgagttttgctcaaacaaggaaagttgctaaattgaaggagtttttcatgagtccatgaaaataacaaaatagggaaaataatggaagaggcgtgggaccggccacggctagggcatggccggcgggccggtgggcccggcccctaGGCgccttttattattttattattatttgttgttttctccagttttgcgtaggattcctcatctgtccacaTTTTTGGatactcgtttgtgcatccgggtgctcagtcatgcatcattgtcgagtacacttgcaccatttctgtggggcttactcagtgatggtatagatgcccggttgttgagtatttattactaattcataaaattcagtggagaataattcatgaaatagAGTAAAataagtagttatttattatcaattcataagaTCAtctatggattcgaccatgaactcGGAATGATAAAACAAgcattatcattccatgggatcgtggattcgaccataaaatcagagtaataaaattacctattaccattccatgagattcgtggaatcggagtaatgagataatacagttgtttattgccattatatgagatcaagccgtggattcgattatAGAATCGGAAcagttgttattgccattccatgggatcaggccgtggattcgaccatggaatcggagcaatggttattgccattccatgagatcaggccgtggattcgaccatggaataggagcaataatagattattctgggaattcagtggtaaatgtcacggcagaattaatctattgtaggaAAGATATTAGCCATTTAAGGCGTCATATCCATCCaaagggtgcatagtcagggagtcacaagtgttgcttacgacctgaaggcgttagtgctctcaatctacggagaaccgcctgaatctatacacggtctctccacatagtcagggaacggtgagtgtcaccgacgtcctaaaggcgtCCGCTTCCCAACTATTcatctatgtggaggtgggtctctctcctgcagtcagggaacaatgagtgtcaccgacgttctgaaggcgttaagctctcaatatacggagaaccgcccaattatgttattctgcatagaggtcacgatgaaatgtcagggatcgaacgctcagctagtggaggcttctCTAAAGACATACTCGtcgtggcttcgtaaaatatgaatggttgcatgcctgaaagccgtatCAGATACATGTATCataattttacggttttgccctttgttgaaaatccaccatcaacattaagtcccctgcatagtgagggacagtcatgttccgcagtatgcattaaatggtgattttcagtcgatgagatcaatggttgaactcagtctacaaaggtgttGTCAGAATCCACGATTTGCCGTAATGATGTCACATACGAGCAAATGTTCAAATGCGGATCCTAAAGGCATGAAAAAGTGTCATTTTGTGAACATGAAGAGGTGAGGTGTTGCcgatttagttgatcaaaaagcccaattttggtcggtttagcgtttgcgggcccaagtccaaaaaaggaaacccatgcgtattaggttttggaaataaaattaatataaaaggtAAATAaccctaatatttttttttgattgttgATCAACTGAGCatctcttctcttcattgtatGCTCGA comes from Papaver somniferum cultivar HN1 chromosome 7, ASM357369v1, whole genome shotgun sequence and encodes:
- the LOC113295575 gene encoding glutamic acid-rich protein-like, encoding MVISSSDHSSSSSKEDSKTPRPEIKISTSEARAKIDRSLKDAKEIINGTPLDFMKVVCDGFLKREAKDEKLATYQQKRRRLQRKRLEVEDEIRSRADGVASDSDAKVESVWEPIEREVKPYPPGMRAERLAKADFRAECEEDEHLDAMYADPEDQLKGVLNEDSDDDSEEELEEDYTDDDREDDDGYDEPDDYSCLQPSRVVDHSFFVEADTTIFFFFEQLDSIDIAS